From Musa acuminata AAA Group cultivar baxijiao chromosome BXJ3-8, Cavendish_Baxijiao_AAA, whole genome shotgun sequence, one genomic window encodes:
- the LOC135646055 gene encoding pentatricopeptide repeat-containing protein At3g57430, chloroplastic-like, with amino-acid sequence MASSMVFPTPLTSPLILPALPPPSPNSTSPVHPPPLSAPSWVDTLRSHARAGCFRATLATYVDMTSAGVPPDHFAFPAALKAAAGVPDPAAGCQLHAAVIKHGYHSSPVTVANTLVTMYARCGDLRSALQVFDGIPDRDQVSWNSVITALCMFELWELALGSFRSMQEQSVPPSSFTLVSVALACSNLDRADGIRLGKELHGYELRNGSYCSEKRFAFNALVAMYAKLGGVDDSVALFERFQDRDIVTWNTMISALTQNDRFSAAISVLHQMVVAGIKPDGVTLSSVLPACSHMDLLDSGREIHAYAFRNADLFMNTFVASALVDLYCNLGLVEKGRAVFDRISERRLGLWNAMISGYAQNGLDDDSLKLFIEMEVVAGLSPNETTMASVLPACVRSEAFRRKEDMHGYVLKRGMEGDKFVQNALMDMYSRVGEIDISCKIFAGMEDRDVVSWNTMISGYIVCGCYSEAFNLVNEMQRNGDSTAVEVVKPNNITLMTVLPACGSLAALGKGKEIHGYAIRHALDSDVAVGSALVDMYAKCGCLGVARAVFDRMPKRNVVTWNVLIMAYGMHGQGEEAMELFELMLAKGEVKPTGVTFIAALAACSHSGMVSRGMELFHGMKEDCGVEPDADHYACVVDLLGRAGKLDEAYHLITTMDAASDKAAAWSSLLGACRIHRHTQLGEIAAKHLFELEPDESSHYVLLSNIYAASGQWGRSMEVRKNMKSMGVRKEPGCSWIEVGDDVHRFTVGDSAHPQSTQIHSFLETLWTRMKKEGYVPDTSCVLHDVEEKEKEVLLRGHSEKLAIAFGILNTPPGSTIRVAKNLRVCNDCHEATKFIARLVGRQIILRDMRRFHHFRDGSCSCGDYW; translated from the coding sequence ATGGCCTCGTCTATGGTATTTCCCACGCCTCTCACCTCCCCTCTTATCCTTCCCGCCCTCCCTCCCCCAAGCCCAAACTCCACCTCTCCAGTACATCCTCCTCCTCTGTCCGCCCCATCATGGGTCGATACTCTCCGCTCCCACGCCCGCGCCGGCTGCTTCCGCGCCACCCTCGCCACCTACGTCGACATGACCTCCGCCGGCGTCCCCCCTGACCACTTCGCCTTCCCCGCCGCCCTAAAGGCTGCCGCCGGCGTTCCTGACCCCGCCGCCGGCTGCCAGCTTCATGCAGCCGTCATCAAGCACGGCTACCACTCCTCCCCCGTTACCGTCGCCAATACCCTCGTCACCATGTACGCTCGGTGCGGTGACCTCCGCAGCGCCCTACAGGTGTTCGATGGAATCCCCGACCGAGACCAGGTGTCGTGGAACTCCGTGATCACTGCACTTTGCATGTTCGAGCTGTGGGAGCTCGCGCTTGGATCCTTCCGGTCCATGCAGGAGCAATCCGTACCGCCAAGCTCGTTCACCCTCGTCAGCGTCGCCCTCGCCTGCTCCAATCTCGACCGGGCCGACGGGATAAGGCTCGGGAAGGAACTTCACGGGTACGAGTTGCGCAACGGGTCCTATTGCAGCGAAAAGAGATTCGCCTTCAATGCGCTGGTAGCGATGTACGCGAAGCTGGGAGGGGTGGATGACTCAGTTGCCCTGTTCGAGCGGTTCCAGGATCGCGACATAGTTACTTGGAATACCATGATTAGCGCTCTCACGCAGAATGATCGGTTCTCAGCGGCGATTTCTGTGCTGCACCAAATGGTTGTCGCCGGAATTAAGCCCGATGGTGTCACATTATCGAGCGTTCTGCCCGCTTGCTCGCACATGGACTTGTTAGACTCTGGCAGGGAGATCCATGCATATGCCTTTAGGAATGCTGACCTGTTCATGAACACGTTCGTGGCCAGTGCTTTGGTCGACCTGTACTGTAACCTCGGCCTGGTGGAGAAGGGCCGTGCGGTGTTCGACAGAATCTCTGAGCGAAGGCTTGGACTTTGGAACGCCATGATTTCTGGCTATGCGCAGAATGGGCTGGACGATGATTCGTTGAAGCTCTTCATCGAGATGGAGGTGGTCGCAGGGTTAAGTCCGAACGAGACCACGATGGCAAGCGTCCTTCCTGCTTGCGTACGTTCTGAAGCTTTCCGCAGGAAAGAAGATATGCACGGCTACGTGTTGAAGAGGGGGATGGAAGGGGATAAATTTGTGCAGAATGCGCTGATGGATATGTACTCGAGGGTGGGGGAGATCGACATCTCTTGTAAGATCTTTGCTGGAATGGAGGACAGAGATGTGGTCTCTTGGAACACCATGATCTCCGGCTACATTGTTTGCGGGTGTTATTCTGAAGCATTCAATCTGGTCAATGAGATGCAGAGAAATGGGGATTCGACTGCAGTCGAAGTCGTCAAACCAAATAATATCACTCTCATGACTGTTCTTCCTGCTTGCGGGTCTCTCGCCGCACTTGGAAAGGGGAAGGAGATCCACGGCTACGCCATTCGGCACGCACTGGATTCAGATGTCGCGGTGGGGAGCGCATTGGTGGACATGTACGCGAAATGTGGTTGCTTAGGCGTGGCAAGAGCGGTGTTCGACAGAATGCCGAAACGCAACGTGGTCACCTGGAATGTGCTGATCATGGCGTACGGGATGCATGGGCAGGGCGAGGAGGCAATGGAGCTTTTCGAGCTAATGTTAGCTAAAGGCGAAGTGAAGCCGACTGGGGTTACATTCATCGCAGCTCTGGCAGCGTGTAGCCACTCAGGGATGGTGAGTCGAGGCATGGAGCTGTTCCACGGGATGAAGGAGGACTGCGGAGTCGAGCCAGACGCAGACCATTACGCTTGCGTTGTGGACCTGCTCGGTCGAGCTGGGAAACTGGACGAAGCATACCATCTCATCACCACCATGGACGCAGCGTCGGACAAGGCAGCGGCGTGGAGCAGCCTATTAGGTGCTTGTCGAATTCACAGGCACACCCAACTCGGAGAAATCGCGGCCAAACATCTTTTTGAGCTGGAGCCTGATGAGTCAAGCCACTACGTGCTCCTCTCCAACATATATGCTGCGTCCGGGCAATGGGGCAGGTCGATGGAGGTCCGGAAGAACATGAAGTCGATGGGCGTTCGGAAAGAGCCAGGTTGCAGCTGGATCGAGGTGGGAGACGACGTCCACCGCTTCACGGTCGGGGATTCGGCGCATCCACAAAGCACGCAGATCCACTCGTTCCTCGAAACTTTATGGACTAGGATGAAGAAGGAGGGCTACGTTCCTGATACGTCCTGTGTGCTCCATGACGTCGAGGAAAAGGAGAAGGAGGTGCTTCTGCGTGGGCACAGCGAGAAGCTGGCCATAGCATTTGGCATACTGAACACTCCCCCCGGCTCGACCATCAGAGTCGCCAAGAACCTCCGAGTGTGCAACGACTGCCATGAGGCGACCAAGTTCATTGCAAGATTGGTTGGCAGGCAGATCATTCTTAGGGACATGAGGAGGTTTCATCATTTTAGAGATGGATCGTGTTCTTGTGGAGATTATTGGTAG
- the LOC135646057 gene encoding peptidyl-prolyl cis-trans isomerase Pin1-like has product MAAEQVRASHILIKHEGSRRKASWKDPDGRVISATTRDAAVGQLLTLREDIVSGKARFQDVAARYSDCSSAKRGGDLGRFGRGQMQKPFEEATYALKVGELSDVVDTDSGVHIILRTG; this is encoded by the exons ATGGCCGCGGAGCAGGTGAGAGCGTCGCACATACTGATCAAGCATGAGGGTTCGCGGCGCAAGGCCTCGTGGAAGGATCCGGACGGCCGCGTCATCTCCGCCACCACCCGCGACGCCGCCGTCGGCCAGCTCCTCACCCTCCGCGAGGACATCGTCTCCGGCAAGGCCCGATTCCAGGACGTCGCCGCACGCTACTCCGACTGCAGCTCCGCCAAGCGCGGCGGTGATCTCG GTCGTTTCGGGCGTGGACAGATGCAGAAGCCCTTTGAAGAAGCTACCTATGCACTCAAAGTGGGCGAACTTAGTGACGTCGTGGACACCGACAGTGGTGTCCATATCATTCTAAGAACTGGTTAA
- the LOC135644338 gene encoding uncharacterized protein LOC135644338 translates to MGDLKNSSSPGSDRRQWQRIFGALVEMVRTQQSQIETLANDRKFLERYIQIQHDRWASKAGFLEAHISQMKEEEKKGRRVQATKLDLMLGMKQREALRYKKQFDQAENDLEDFHAYVEALIAEIAELKEKLKNREAGGVKSGAGYSKSAENSEGQKNSAVDLEGEIRKLKHSYKNLSLKKEAEISALLAEKNFVWNQLNKMESDYIVLLKTKQIEITKAAEDMQKLHSNLENLQSSIIEKGEIITRLEAERTRLELDLRRYTDEAEKASNEKEKLHLIVENLHLLIKEKDETIEALKSNLAMVEQNVTGCCNRTSRFFIEKGSQRKPRAAVATPQGTRSKRGSGKSSSLCSEVNKMKKQRSAYEASPGSHASVSTKRLQRCSREKWKKSMSAGSPRLFSSSFKVPKLKSTSPRIS, encoded by the exons ATGGGCGACCTGAAGAACTCGTCGTCGCCTGGTTCTGATCGACGCCAATGGCAGCGAATCTTTGGAGCTCTAGTGGAGATGGTGCGGACGCAGCAGTCTCAGATTGAAACCCTCGCCAACGATCGCAAGTTCCTCGAGCGGTACATCCAAATCCAGCACGATCGGTGGGCGTCCAAAGCGGGATTTCTTGAAGCCCATATCTCCCAG atgaaggaggaggaaaagaagggCCGGAGAGTGCAGGCGACGAAGCTCGATCTGATGCTCGGGATGAAGCAGAGAGAGGCTCTGCGCTACAAGAAGCAGTTTG ATCAAGCTGAGAATGATTTGGAGGACTTTCATGCTTATGTGGAGGCTTTAATTGCAGAAATTGCAGAGCTCAAG GAAAAACTGAAAAATCGTGAAGCTGGTGGAGTAAAGAGCGGTGCTGGATATTCGAAGTCAGCAGAAAATTCCGAGGGGCAGAAGAACTCTGCAGTTGACTTAGAAGGAGAGATTCGGAAGCTGAAGCACTCTTACAAAAATCTTAGCTTGAAAAAGGAGGCTGAGATCTCTGCCCTGTTAGCAGAAAAGAATTTTGTATGGAACCAGTTGAATAAAATGGAGAGTGACTACATCGTTCTCCTCAAGACCAAGCAAATAGAAATTACGAAAGCTGCTGAGGACATGCAGAAGCTCCACTCCAACCTGGAAAATTTGCAGTCATCCATCATTGAAAAAGGTGAAATTATCACCAGATTGGAAGCTGAACGGACAAGGCTTGAGTTGGATTTGAGAAGGTACACCGATGAAGCAGAAAAAGCTAGTAATGAAAAAGAGAAGCTCCATCTTATTGTGGAAAATTTGCATTTATTGATCAAGGAGAAGGATGAGACAATTGAAGCTTTAAAAAGTAATCTAGCTATGGTTGAGCAGAATGTCACTGGGTGCTGTAACAGGACGTCCAGATTTTTCATAGAGAAGGGTTCACAAAGGAAACCAAGAGCTGCTGTAGCTACACCACAAGGGACTCGATCAAAAAGGGGTTCAGGGAAAAGCAGCTCACTATGTTCAGAAGTTAACAAAATGAAAAAACAGCGaagtgcttacgaagcctctcctGGATCACATGCCTCCGTCTCCACTAAA CGGCTTCAAAGGTGTTCCAGAGAGAAATGGAAAAAGAGTATGTCAGCAGGAAGCCCAAGACTGTTTTCTTCCAGTTTCAAGGTTCCAAAACTGAAGAGCACATCTCCTAGAATCTCATAA